In a genomic window of Streptococcus mitis NCTC 12261:
- the sstT gene encoding serine/threonine transporter SstT: protein MKKIIHAWNKASLIKRILIGMLMGGTLGLTLPNISGIGLLGDLFVGGLKAIAPILVFALVANALSQHQKGQDSNMKTVILLYLVGTFAAALVAVLASFIVPVEITLNSANTEIAPPDGIGQVLSNLLLKLVDNPVNALVTANYIGILSWAVVFGIAMREASKNSKELLKTMADVTSKIVEWIINLAPFGILGLVFKTISDKGIGSLANYGILLALLVTTMFFVALVVNPLIAFLFMKRNPYPLVWKCLRVSGVTAFFTRSSAANIPVNMKLCHDLGLDPDTYSVSIPLGSTINMAGAAITINVLTLAAVNTLGIPVDFATAFVLSVVAAISACGASGIAGGSLLLIPVACSLFGISNDIAMQVVGVGFVIGVIQDSCETALNSSTDVLFTAVAEYAAARKK from the coding sequence ATGAAAAAAATCATTCATGCTTGGAATAAGGCAAGCCTAATCAAACGGATTTTGATTGGTATGCTTATGGGAGGAACCCTAGGGCTGACACTTCCTAACATTTCAGGAATTGGTTTACTTGGAGATCTCTTTGTTGGTGGCCTCAAAGCCATCGCACCTATTCTAGTCTTTGCCCTCGTTGCCAATGCCCTTTCCCAACATCAAAAGGGTCAAGATAGCAACATGAAAACGGTTATCCTCCTTTACTTGGTGGGAACCTTTGCAGCGGCACTTGTTGCTGTCCTAGCAAGCTTCATCGTCCCTGTTGAGATTACCTTAAATAGTGCCAATACAGAAATCGCACCACCAGATGGAATTGGCCAGGTCCTCAGCAATCTCTTGCTCAAACTGGTTGACAATCCAGTCAATGCCCTCGTTACTGCTAACTACATCGGTATCTTATCTTGGGCAGTTGTTTTCGGGATTGCTATGAGAGAGGCCAGCAAAAATAGTAAAGAATTGCTGAAAACTATGGCTGATGTGACTTCTAAGATTGTCGAATGGATCATCAATCTAGCTCCATTTGGTATCCTTGGTCTTGTCTTCAAAACCATCTCTGATAAGGGAATCGGAAGCCTAGCTAACTACGGAATCTTGCTTGCCCTCTTGGTGACAACTATGTTCTTTGTCGCTCTGGTTGTCAATCCATTGATTGCCTTCCTCTTTATGAAGAGAAACCCTTATCCCCTCGTTTGGAAATGTTTGCGTGTCAGCGGTGTTACAGCCTTCTTCACTCGTAGTTCTGCGGCTAACATCCCTGTCAATATGAAACTTTGCCACGACCTCGGTCTGGATCCAGATACCTATTCTGTTTCTATCCCACTTGGTTCTACTATCAACATGGCAGGGGCAGCGATTACTATTAACGTTTTAACCCTTGCTGCAGTAAATACTCTTGGAATCCCTGTTGACTTTGCCACAGCCTTTGTCCTCAGTGTAGTAGCAGCAATCTCAGCCTGTGGTGCTTCTGGTATTGCCGGAGGATCCCTCCTTCTTATCCCAGTTGCTTGTAGCCTTTTTGGTATTTCTAACGATATTGCCATGCAAGTTGTTGGGGTTGGATTTGTGATTGGGGTCATCCAAGACTCATGTGAAACAGCCCTTAACTCTTCAACAGATGTCCTCTTTACTGCTGTTGCCGAATACGCAGCAGCCCGTAAAAAATAA
- a CDS encoding aromatic acid exporter family protein, which produces MSISQRTTKLILATCLACLLAYFLNLSSAVSAGIIALLSLSDTRRSTLKLARNRLFSMLLALVIGVLAFHLSGFHIWSLGLYLALYVPLAYKMGWEIGITPSSVLVSHLLVQKSTSPDLLVNEFLLFAIGTGFALLVNLYMPSREEEIHHYHTLVEEKLKDILQRFKYYLSRGDGRNRAQLVEELDTLLEEALRLVYLDHSDHLFHQTDYHIHYFEMRQRQSRILRNMAQHINTCHLAASESLILAQLFSKIAAQLSQTNPASDLLDEIERYLEVFRNRSLPKTREEFETRATLLQLLREAKTFIQVKVDFYQKYGQ; this is translated from the coding sequence ATGTCTATTAGCCAACGTACGACTAAGCTCATCTTAGCTACCTGTCTTGCCTGCCTTCTTGCTTACTTTCTCAATCTCTCCTCAGCTGTCTCGGCTGGAATCATCGCCCTCTTGAGCCTATCCGATACCCGTAGAAGTACCTTAAAACTGGCCCGAAATCGCCTCTTTTCCATGCTTCTAGCTTTGGTTATCGGAGTTCTGGCTTTTCACTTGAGCGGATTTCATATCTGGAGCCTCGGCCTCTATCTAGCCCTCTATGTGCCTCTAGCCTACAAGATGGGCTGGGAAATTGGCATCACACCAAGTAGCGTTTTGGTTAGCCATCTCTTGGTGCAAAAGTCAACCTCTCCAGACCTCCTAGTCAATGAATTCCTTCTCTTTGCTATCGGTACAGGATTTGCCTTACTGGTTAATCTCTACATGCCTTCACGAGAAGAGGAAATTCATCACTACCACACATTGGTAGAAGAAAAGTTAAAAGATATTCTCCAGCGCTTCAAATATTATTTATCCAGAGGGGATGGACGCAACCGAGCACAGTTAGTTGAAGAATTGGACACCCTTTTGGAAGAAGCCCTCAGACTGGTCTATTTGGATCACTCTGACCACCTCTTTCACCAGACTGATTACCATATCCACTACTTTGAGATGAGACAGCGACAAAGTCGTATCCTGCGAAACATGGCCCAGCACATCAACACCTGTCACCTAGCTGCCAGTGAGAGCCTGATTTTGGCCCAACTCTTTTCAAAAATTGCAGCTCAACTGAGCCAGACCAATCCTGCTTCTGATTTGCTAGATGAAATTGAACGCTATCTGGAAGTCTTCCGGAACCGTAGTCTACCCAAGACAAGAGAAGAATTTGAAACCCGCGCCACCCTTCTTCAACTCCTACGCGAGGCCAAAACCTTCATCCAAGTAAAAGTTGACTTTTACCAAAAATATGGACAGTAA
- a CDS encoding peptide chain release factor 3: MNIQEEIKKRRTFAIISHPDAGKTTITEQLLYFGGEIREAGTVKGKKTGTFAKSDWMDIEKQRGISVTSSVMQFDYDGKRVNILDTPGHEDFSEDTYRTLMAVDAAVMVVDSAKGIEAQTKKLFEVVKHRGIPVFTFMNKLDRDGREPLDLLQELEEVLGIASYPMNWPIGMGKAFEGLYDLYNQRLELYKGDERFASLEDGDKLFGSNPFYEQVKDDIELLNEAGNEFSEEAILAGELTPVFFGSALTNFGVQTFLETFLKFAPEPHGHKKTDGEIVDPYDKDFSGFVFKIQANMDPRHRDRIAFVRIVSGEFERGMSVNLPRTGKGAKLSNVTQFMAESRENVTNAVAGDIIGVYDTGTYQVGDTLTVGKNKFEFEPLPTFTPEIFMKVSAKNVMKQKSFHKGIEQLVQEGAIQLYKNYQTGEYMLGAVGQLQFEVFKHRMEGEYNAEVVMSPMGKKTVRWIKPEDLDERMSSSRNILAKDRFDQPVFLFENDFALRWFADKYPDVELEEKM; this comes from the coding sequence ATGAATATTCAAGAAGAAATTAAGAAACGTCGTACCTTTGCCATCATCTCCCACCCGGACGCGGGGAAAACAACTATCACTGAGCAGTTGCTCTACTTTGGGGGCGAGATTCGTGAGGCTGGTACCGTAAAAGGAAAGAAAACAGGGACTTTTGCCAAGTCTGACTGGATGGATATCGAGAAGCAACGCGGGATTTCGGTGACTTCATCTGTTATGCAGTTTGACTACGATGGTAAGCGCGTCAACATCCTAGACACCCCAGGGCACGAGGACTTTTCAGAAGATACCTATCGTACCTTGATGGCGGTGGATGCTGCTGTTATGGTCGTGGACTCTGCCAAGGGTATCGAGGCTCAGACTAAGAAATTGTTTGAGGTTGTGAAACACCGTGGCATTCCGGTCTTCACCTTTATGAACAAGCTAGACCGTGATGGACGTGAGCCACTGGACCTCTTGCAAGAATTAGAAGAAGTACTAGGCATTGCGAGTTACCCGATGAACTGGCCAATCGGGATGGGGAAAGCCTTCGAGGGGCTCTATGACCTCTATAACCAACGCTTGGAGCTCTATAAAGGGGATGAGCGTTTTGCTAGTTTAGAAGATGGGGACAAGCTTTTTGGCAGCAACCCTTTCTACGAGCAAGTCAAGGATGATATTGAACTTTTAAATGAAGCTGGGAATGAGTTTTCAGAGGAAGCTATTCTGGCTGGAGAATTGACACCAGTCTTCTTCGGTTCAGCTTTGACAAACTTTGGTGTGCAAACATTCCTTGAAACTTTTCTCAAGTTTGCTCCAGAGCCACATGGACATAAGAAAACAGACGGAGAAATTGTTGATCCTTACGATAAGGACTTCTCAGGATTTGTCTTTAAAATCCAAGCCAACATGGACCCTCGACACCGTGACCGTATTGCCTTTGTACGTATCGTATCGGGTGAATTTGAACGTGGCATGAGTGTCAACTTGCCTCGTACTGGTAAGGGTGCTAAACTGTCTAATGTTACCCAGTTTATGGCTGAAAGTCGTGAGAATGTGACCAATGCCGTGGCAGGAGATATCATCGGGGTTTACGATACAGGAACTTATCAGGTTGGGGATACATTGACAGTTGGAAAAAACAAATTTGAATTTGAACCACTGCCAACCTTCACTCCTGAAATTTTTATGAAAGTTTCTGCTAAGAATGTCATGAAGCAGAAATCCTTCCACAAGGGGATTGAGCAACTGGTGCAAGAAGGTGCTATTCAGCTTTATAAGAATTACCAAACAGGCGAGTACATGCTGGGAGCTGTTGGTCAACTCCAGTTTGAAGTCTTTAAACACCGCATGGAAGGCGAGTACAATGCGGAAGTAGTCATGAGCCCAATGGGTAAAAAGACCGTTCGTTGGATCAAGCCTGAGGACTTGGATGAACGAATGTCATCAAGTCGAAATATCTTGGCTAAAGACCGTTTTGACCAACCAGTCTTCCTCTTTGAAAATGACTTTGCCCTCCGCTGGTTTGCGGATAAGTATCCAGACGTAGAGTTGGAAGAGAAGATGTGA
- a CDS encoding putative holin-like toxin, translating to MFVAGNFVITLLRFILELVKETKNSRPNFGELTSYFLVM from the coding sequence ATGTTTGTAGCTGGTAACTTTGTTATCACGCTCCTAAGGTTCATCCTTGAATTGGTAAAAGAGACAAAAAATAGCCGTCCTAACTTTGGCGAGTTAACGAGCTATTTTTTAGTTATGTAA
- the gatC gene encoding Asp-tRNA(Asn)/Glu-tRNA(Gln) amidotransferase subunit GatC, producing the protein MKITQEEVTHVANLSKLRFSEEETAAFATTLSKIVDMVELLGEVDTTGVAPTTTMADRKTVLRPDVAEEGTDRDRLFKNVPEKDNYYIKVPAILDDGGDA; encoded by the coding sequence ATGAAAATTACGCAAGAAGAGGTAACACACGTTGCCAATCTTTCAAAATTAAGATTCTCTGAAGAAGAAACTGCTGCCTTTGCGACTACCTTGTCTAAGATTGTTGACATGGTTGAATTGCTGGGCGAAGTTGACACAACTGGTGTCGCACCTACTACAACCATGGCTGACCGCAAGACTGTACTCCGCCCTGATGTGGCCGAAGAAGGAACAGACCGTGATCGCTTGTTTAAAAACGTACCTGAAAAAGACAACTACTATATCAAGGTACCAGCTATCCTAGACGATGGAGGAGATGCCTAA
- the gatA gene encoding Asp-tRNA(Asn)/Glu-tRNA(Gln) amidotransferase subunit GatA: MTFNNKTIEDLHNLLVSKEISATELTQATLEDIKSRETAINAFVTIAEEQALAQAKAIDEAGIDADNVLSGIPLAVKDNISTDGILTTAASKMLYNYEPIFDATAVANAKAKGMIVVGKTNMDEFAMGGSGETSYYGATKNAWDHSKVPGGSSSGSAAAVASGQVRLSLGSDTGGSIRQPAAFNGIVGLKPTYGTVSRFGLIAFGSSLDQIGPFAPTVKENAFLLNAIASEDAKDSTSAPVRIADFTSKIGQDIKGMKIALPKEYLGEGIDPEVKGTILNAAKHFEKLGAIVEEVSLPHSKYGVAVYYIIASSEASSNLQRFDGIRYGYRAEDATNLDEIYVNSRSQGFGEEVKRRIMLGTFSLSSGYYDAYYKKAGQVRTLIIQDFEKVFADYDLILGPTAPSVAYDLDSLNHDPVAMYLADLLTIPVNLAGLPGISIPAGFSQGLPVGLQLIGPKYSEETIYQAAAAFEATTDYHKQQPVIFGGDN; the protein is encoded by the coding sequence ATGACTTTCAACAATAAAACCATTGAAGACTTGCACAATCTCCTTGTCTCTAAGGAAATTTCAGCAACTGAATTAACACAAGCAACACTTGAAGATATCAAGTCTCGCGAGACCGCTATCAACGCTTTTGTTACCATCGCTGAAGAGCAAGCTCTTGCTCAAGCTAAAGCTATTGATGAAGCTGGAATCGATGCTGATAATGTCCTTTCAGGAATTCCACTTGCAGTTAAGGATAATATCTCTACAGACGGTATTCTTACAACTGCAGCCTCAAAAATGCTCTACAACTACGAGCCAATCTTTGATGCGACAGCCGTTGCCAATGCAAAAGCGAAAGGCATGATTGTCGTAGGGAAAACCAACATGGACGAGTTTGCCATGGGTGGATCAGGTGAGACTTCTTACTACGGTGCCACTAAAAATGCTTGGGACCACAGCAAGGTCCCTGGTGGATCATCAAGTGGTTCTGCTGCAGCTGTAGCCTCAGGACAAGTTCGCTTGTCACTTGGTTCTGATACTGGTGGATCTATCCGCCAACCTGCTGCCTTCAATGGGATCGTCGGTCTCAAACCAACCTACGGAACAGTTTCACGTTTCGGTCTCATTGCCTTTGGTAGTTCATTAGACCAGATTGGACCTTTCGCTCCGACTGTTAAGGAAAATGCCTTCTTGCTCAATGCTATTGCAAGCGAAGATGCCAAAGACTCTACTTCTGCTCCTGTCCGCATTGCCGATTTTACTTCAAAAATCGGCCAAGACATCAAGGGCATGAAAATTGCTTTGCCTAAGGAATACCTTGGTGAAGGAATTGACCCAGAGGTTAAGGGAACCATTCTGAACGCAGCCAAACACTTTGAAAAACTTGGTGCTATTGTTGAAGAAGTGAGTCTACCTCACTCAAAATACGGTGTTGCCGTCTACTACATCATTGCTTCATCTGAAGCTTCATCAAACTTGCAACGTTTTGACGGTATCCGTTACGGCTACCGCGCAGAAGATGCAACCAACCTTGATGAAATCTATGTAAACAGCCGTAGCCAAGGTTTCGGTGAAGAGGTTAAACGCCGTATCATGCTTGGCACATTCAGTCTTTCATCAGGTTACTATGACGCCTACTATAAGAAGGCTGGTCAGGTCCGTACCCTCATCATCCAAGATTTCGAAAAAGTCTTCGCGGATTACGACTTGATTTTGGGCCCAACTGCTCCTAGTGTTGCCTATGACTTGGATTCACTCAACCACGACCCAGTTGCTATGTACTTGGCTGACCTCTTGACCATACCTGTAAACTTGGCAGGACTGCCTGGAATTTCTATTCCTGCTGGATTCTCTCAAGGTCTGCCTGTCGGTCTCCAATTGATCGGTCCTAAGTACTCTGAGGAAACCATTTACCAAGCTGCTGCTGCTTTTGAGGCGACAACAGACTACCACAAACAACAACCCGTGATTTTTGGAGGTGATAACTAA
- the gatB gene encoding Asp-tRNA(Asn)/Glu-tRNA(Gln) amidotransferase subunit GatB codes for MNFETVIGLEVHVELNTNSKIFSPTSAHFGNDQNANTNVIDWSFPGVLPVLNKGVVDAGIKAALALNMDIHKKMHFDRKNYFYPDNPKAYQISQFDEPIGYNGWIEVELEDGTTKKIGIERAHLEEDAGKNTHGTDGYSYVDLNRQGVPLIEIVSEADMRSPEEAYAYLTALKEVIQYAGISDVKMEEGSMRVDANISLRPYGQEKFGTKTELKNLNSFSNVRKGLEYEVQRQAEILRSGGQIRQETRRYDEANKATILMRVKEGAADYRYFPEPDLPIFEISDEWIEEMRTELPEFPKERRARYVSDLGLSDYDASQLTANKVTSDFFEKAVTLGGDAKQVSNWLQGEVAQFLNAEGKTLEQIELTPENLVEMIAIIEDGTISSKIAKKVFVHLAKNGGGAREYVEKAGMVQISDPEILIPIIHQVFVDNEAAVADFKSGKRNADKAFTGFLMKATKGQANPQVALKLLAQELAKLKED; via the coding sequence ATGAACTTTGAAACAGTCATTGGACTTGAAGTCCACGTAGAGCTCAACACCAATTCAAAAATCTTCTCACCTACTTCTGCCCACTTTGGAAATGACCAAAATGCCAACACTAACGTGATTGATTGGTCTTTCCCAGGAGTTCTGCCAGTTCTTAATAAAGGTGTTGTCGATGCCGGTATCAAGGCTGCTCTTGCCCTCAACATGGACATCCACAAAAAGATGCACTTTGACCGCAAGAACTACTTCTACCCTGATAATCCAAAAGCCTACCAAATTTCTCAGTTTGATGAGCCAATCGGTTATAACGGCTGGATTGAAGTGGAGCTAGAAGACGGTACAACTAAGAAAATCGGTATCGAACGTGCCCACCTAGAAGAAGATGCTGGTAAAAACACCCACGGTACAGATGGCTACTCTTATGTTGACCTCAACCGCCAAGGGGTGCCATTGATTGAGATTGTATCTGAAGCTGACATGCGTTCTCCTGAAGAAGCCTATGCTTATCTAACAGCCCTCAAGGAGGTTATCCAGTACGCTGGTATTTCTGACGTTAAGATGGAAGAGGGTTCTATGCGTGTGGATGCCAATATCTCCCTTCGCCCTTATGGTCAAGAGAAATTCGGTACCAAGACAGAGTTGAAGAACCTCAACTCCTTCTCAAACGTTCGTAAAGGTCTTGAATACGAAGTCCAACGTCAAGCTGAAATCCTTCGCTCAGGGGGTCAAATCCGTCAAGAAACACGCCGTTACGATGAAGCTAACAAGGCAACCATCCTCATGCGTGTCAAGGAAGGAGCTGCAGACTACCGCTACTTCCCAGAGCCAGACCTACCAATCTTTGAAATCTCAGACGAGTGGATTGAGGAAATGCGAACTGAGTTGCCAGAGTTTCCAAAAGAACGCCGTGCGCGTTATGTATCTGACCTTGGCTTGTCAGACTATGATGCTAGTCAGTTGACGGCAAACAAAGTCACTTCTGACTTCTTTGAAAAAGCTGTTACCCTCGGTGGCGATGCCAAACAAGTCTCTAACTGGCTCCAAGGGGAAGTCGCTCAGTTCTTGAATGCCGAAGGCAAGACACTAGAACAAATCGAATTGACACCAGAAAACTTGGTTGAAATGATTGCCATCATCGAAGACGGCACTATCTCTTCTAAGATTGCTAAGAAAGTCTTTGTCCACCTAGCTAAAAATGGCGGAGGAGCGCGTGAATACGTTGAAAAAGCAGGTATGGTTCAAATCTCAGATCCTGAAATCCTGATTCCAATCATCCACCAAGTCTTTGTCGATAACGAAGCGGCGGTTGCCGACTTCAAGTCAGGTAAACGTAACGCAGATAAGGCCTTCACAGGATTCCTTATGAAAGCAACCAAAGGCCAAGCCAACCCACAAGTCGCCCTTAAACTCCTTGCTCAGGAATTAGCGAAGTTGAAAGAAGATTAA
- a CDS encoding 2,3-butanediol dehydrogenase: protein MATMKAARWHAAKDVRIQEVEVPEVLPHQVKVAVKFTGICGTDLHEFLDGPIFIPTEEHVYSGQKAPVTLGHEFSGEIVEVGSDVTRVKVGDRVAVEPILAKNNLVGNYNLDPNLNFVGLAADGGFAKYCVLDGDLVHVIPDSLSYEQAALTEPAAVAVYAVRQSALKAGDTAAVFGLGPIGLLIIEALRAAGASKIYAVELSPERQAKAEELGAIVVRPEEGETAVEAIHRLTNGGVDVSYEVTGVPVVLGQALAAVHKAGECMVVSIWEREANINPNEFAIQEKTLKGIIAYRHIFPKVLELMEQGYFSAEKLVTKKIKLENIVEEGFIELTQDKSQIKILVEPE from the coding sequence ATGGCTACAATGAAAGCAGCTCGCTGGCATGCAGCAAAAGATGTTCGTATTCAAGAAGTAGAAGTCCCTGAGGTACTTCCGCACCAAGTAAAAGTTGCTGTTAAATTCACGGGAATTTGTGGTACTGACCTCCACGAATTTTTAGATGGCCCTATCTTCATCCCAACAGAAGAACATGTCTATTCTGGTCAAAAAGCACCAGTAACACTGGGACATGAATTTTCTGGTGAAATTGTAGAAGTCGGAAGCGATGTTACTCGTGTTAAAGTTGGTGATCGTGTTGCTGTAGAACCAATTCTAGCTAAGAATAACTTAGTTGGTAATTATAATTTGGATCCAAACCTTAATTTTGTCGGTTTGGCTGCAGACGGTGGATTTGCCAAATATTGTGTTTTAGACGGTGACTTAGTACATGTCATTCCAGATAGCTTAAGCTATGAGCAAGCTGCTCTCACTGAGCCAGCTGCTGTTGCAGTTTATGCAGTTCGTCAATCAGCACTAAAAGCTGGTGATACTGCTGCTGTCTTTGGCTTAGGTCCGATTGGTCTCTTAATTATAGAAGCCCTTCGTGCAGCGGGTGCTTCTAAGATTTATGCTGTTGAACTATCACCTGAACGTCAAGCAAAAGCTGAAGAGTTAGGAGCTATCGTTGTCCGTCCGGAAGAAGGTGAAACAGCTGTTGAAGCTATTCATCGTTTAACAAACGGTGGTGTAGATGTTTCTTATGAAGTAACGGGTGTGCCAGTAGTTTTAGGACAAGCCTTAGCTGCCGTACATAAAGCAGGTGAGTGCATGGTGGTCTCTATCTGGGAACGAGAAGCAAATATTAATCCGAATGAATTTGCAATCCAAGAAAAGACACTAAAAGGAATCATTGCTTATCGTCATATCTTCCCTAAAGTATTAGAATTGATGGAACAAGGCTACTTCTCTGCTGAAAAATTGGTTACTAAGAAAATCAAATTGGAAAATATCGTCGAAGAAGGCTTTATCGAATTAACTCAAGATAAGTCACAAATTAAAATTTTGGTAGAACCAGAATAA
- the efp gene encoding elongation factor P yields MIEASKLKAGMTFETADGKLIRVLEASHHKPGKGNTIMRMKLRDVRTGSTFDTSYRPEEKFEQAIIETVPAQYLYKMDETAYFMNTETYDQYEIPVVNVENELLYILENSDVKIQFYGTEVIGVTVPTTVELTVAETQPSIKGATVTGSGKPATMETGLVVNVPDFIEAGQKLIINTAEGTYVSRA; encoded by the coding sequence ATGATTGAAGCAAGCAAATTGAAAGCTGGTATGACATTTGAAACTGCAGACGGAAAATTGATCCGCGTTTTGGAAGCTAGCCACCACAAACCAGGTAAAGGAAACACAATCATGCGTATGAAATTGCGTGATGTTCGTACTGGTTCTACATTTGACACAAGCTACCGTCCAGAAGAAAAATTCGAACAAGCTATTATCGAAACTGTCCCAGCTCAATACTTGTACAAAATGGATGAAACTGCCTACTTCATGAACACTGAAACTTACGACCAATACGAAATCCCAGTCGTAAACGTTGAAAATGAATTGCTTTACATCCTTGAAAACTCTGATGTGAAAATCCAATTCTACGGAACTGAAGTAATCGGTGTAACTGTACCAACTACTGTTGAATTGACAGTCGCTGAAACACAACCATCTATCAAAGGTGCTACTGTTACAGGTTCTGGTAAACCAGCAACTATGGAAACTGGACTTGTTGTCAACGTTCCTGACTTCATCGAAGCTGGACAAAAATTGATCATCAACACTGCAGAAGGAACTTACGTTTCTCGTGCCTAA
- a CDS encoding Asp23/Gls24 family envelope stress response protein, whose translation MGIEEQFGEIVIAPRVLEKIIAITTAKVDGVHSFSNKSVSDTLSKLSLGRGVYLKESNEELTADIYLYLEYGVKVPKVALAIQKAVKDAVRDMADVELAAVNIHVAGIVPDKTPKPELKDLFNEDFLND comes from the coding sequence ATGGGAATTGAAGAACAATTTGGCGAAATCGTTATCGCTCCACGTGTACTTGAAAAAATCATTGCCATCACAACTGCTAAAGTTGATGGTGTCCACTCATTTTCAAATAAATCCGTATCTGATACCCTATCAAAACTCTCTCTTGGTCGTGGCGTCTACTTAAAAGAAAGCAACGAAGAACTAACTGCTGACATCTACCTCTACCTTGAGTACGGTGTGAAAGTACCAAAAGTTGCTCTTGCTATTCAAAAAGCAGTCAAAGATGCTGTCCGAGATATGGCTGATGTGGAACTTGCTGCTGTTAACATCCATGTTGCAGGAATCGTTCCAGATAAAACACCAAAACCTGAGTTGAAAGATCTATTTAACGAGGACTTCCTCAATGACTAG
- the nusB gene encoding transcription antitermination factor NusB, whose amino-acid sequence MTSPLLESRRELRKCAFQALMSLEFGTDMETACHFAYTHDREDEDVQIPAFLLNLVSGVQAQKDELDKQINQHLKSGWTVERLTLVEKNLLRLGIFEITSFDTPQLVAVNEAIELAKNFSDQKSARFINGLLSQFVTEENE is encoded by the coding sequence ATGACTAGTCCATTATTAGAATCTAGACGCGAACTTCGTAAATGCGCTTTTCAAGCCCTCATGAGCCTTGAATTCGGCACAGATATGGAAACAGCTTGTCACTTTGCATATACACATGACCGTGAAGATGAAGATGTGCAAATCCCTGCCTTTCTTCTGAACTTGGTTTCTGGTGTTCAAGCTCAAAAAGACGAGTTGGATAAACAAATCAACCAGCACCTCAAGTCAGGCTGGACAGTTGAACGATTGACCTTGGTCGAAAAAAACTTACTACGCTTGGGTATCTTTGAAATCACATCATTTGATACACCTCAGCTGGTAGCAGTCAATGAAGCTATTGAACTTGCTAAGAATTTTTCAGATCAAAAATCAGCCCGCTTTATCAACGGACTGCTTAGTCAATTTGTAACTGAAGAAAATGAATAA
- a CDS encoding acetyl-CoA carboxylase carboxyl transferase subunit alpha — translation MNIAKIVREAREQSRLTTLDFATGIFDEFIQLHGDRSFRDDGAVVGGIGWLGDQTVSVVGIQKGKSLQDNLKRNFGQPHPEGYRKALRLMKQAEKFGRPVVTFINTAGAYPGVGAEERGQGEAIARNLMEMSDLKVPIIAIIIGEGGSGGALALAVADRVWMLENSIYAILSPEGFASILWKDGTRAMEAAELMKITSHELLEMDVVDKVISEAGLSSKELIKSVKKELQTELAILSQKPLEELLEERYQRFRKY, via the coding sequence ATGAATATTGCAAAAATAGTCAGAGAAGCGCGTGAGCAGAGTCGCTTGACAACCTTGGACTTTGCGACAGGCATTTTTGATGAATTTATCCAATTACATGGTGACCGTTCTTTTCGTGACGATGGTGCAGTTGTTGGTGGTATCGGCTGGCTTGGGGACCAAACTGTATCAGTGGTTGGTATCCAAAAAGGCAAGAGTTTACAAGATAACCTCAAGCGGAATTTTGGTCAACCGCATCCAGAAGGCTACCGTAAGGCCCTACGTTTGATGAAACAGGCTGAAAAGTTTGGTCGTCCAGTTGTGACCTTTATCAATACTGCAGGTGCCTATCCTGGTGTGGGAGCGGAAGAACGTGGTCAGGGAGAAGCTATTGCTCGCAATCTCATGGAAATGAGTGACCTGAAAGTTCCGATTATCGCCATCATTATAGGTGAAGGTGGTTCAGGTGGGGCTCTGGCTCTAGCCGTTGCAGACCGTGTCTGGATGTTGGAAAATTCCATCTATGCCATTCTCAGCCCAGAAGGCTTTGCTTCTATTCTATGGAAAGATGGTACTCGTGCCATGGAAGCGGCAGAGCTGATGAAAATCACCTCACATGAATTGTTAGAAATGGACGTGGTGGATAAGGTGATTTCTGAAGCAGGACTTTCTAGTAAAGAACTGATTAAGAGTGTCAAAAAAGAACTCCAAACTGAGCTAGCCATACTTTCACAAAAACCGTTAGAAGAGTTGTTGGAAGAGCGCTATCAACGATTTAGAAAATACTAA